CACGCTTATGCTGTTCCAGACCTTAGCTGGtgttgtaagtatattataacTAGACCACGCTTTACAAAACTGTTAAATTTCGACCGATAAAAGATTGTTAACGTTGTTAACTGTTAAAAACACTCCATCTCTATATTGTCTGAAAGGATATTTGTTCCATTTCACGCCACAGATGACCCCAAAAgataaattctttattatttgcCCCCATAACAGTGAATACTTCAATTGATTGCCATGGGACTATATTAATGCTTTTGACACCATTCAAGGTATTCACATCCACAATCAATCCTATGAATGAACAGATGAACAACGAAATATGACAGATATTTCCCATTTTGTTCAGGAAACAAAGAACTTTATCGCTGTTCTTCATAGACGACTGCTCTTCAATTAATAATGAATGGATAATCACAAAATACGGCGTATTTTAGTAGCTTAGAGATTCACCATTTAATAACACTTGAGACAATGGAATAGGAGTACTCACCTGTAAcacaagaaatattaaaatctgtGACAATAAGTCGTATGGACGTagtaaaaattaattagaacCGAGGTCTAATAACACCTACTACGCCACTAAAAGACGTAAATGTTTATTACGGACCCTTGTTACTATAAGGAATATAATACGGATATGAAATGTcattaataatgaataattttaatgttataggGTTCGATATACGACTGGGTGCAGTACCATAGGCTCCATCATGCCCACTTCGCCACGGAAGACGATCCCTATGATTACAACAAAGGCTTCGTGTACGCACACTTTCTGACTCGACTGAGGAAATTGAGCCCACAACAGGAAAAACTGAAGAGTGCCATAGACATGTCGGATCTTGAAAACGATTCTATTGTTATGTTCCAAAAGAAGTAAGGATAAGTTTTACttccatttatttactttggcATTGCGTTACTACTAAAACtcaaatatgtagtttacaACGATCCTCACTCAAACACAATAAATACTACTGACATTCtgaatgcgaaagtttgtacatagggatgtttgttactcttcccaaaaactactggatggttTTTAATTCAACCTAGCGGTGATGTACCTTAAAATTATATGTCAGAATAAGatattggctactttttatctggaaaCGTGAAGAAGCTCCCTAAAGAAGTTTGTGAAACCTTTGGCAGAAGCTTGTAATGACATAAGCCACCTTTTAAGGTGCTACCAGAAATATTGTAAAGTTATatgaattattttcttgttcCAGAGCGTATTGGTTCTTATACGCGATATTGTTCGCGCTGCTACCACTGAATGCTCCCCTCGAGTACTGGGACGACACAGTTCTGAGCTCCGTGTTCGTCGTCGGCTTCCTTCGATACTTAATCGTGTTACATACCTCCTGGCTGATTGATAGCGCTATTAGTGTGTGGGGACTGAGGCCTGGAgaaaagtaagtacattataaGTAACATTGAATACTCTTGTGTCTGCTTTCTTACTGACTACATAGTATATACCTTTACACCGAAATAAGCAGTCAAAAGAAATTTATGTTCACCTACGCCTAATTGCCAATCGTGTGATGATAAAAAAACTTCATATAATGAGCATTCCACTCAACCAATCATTTTAAACtaacatattaatttttaaaattaacttcaaCCCCTATTAACATTACTACTACAAATACATTTCAATGAcagtttttctttgaaattgctCTATTATTCCGAACGCTTACGCTATTAATCCAGAAGTGGTTCTACTACTTAATCCCATAATCTCTTTAAAGCGAGAACTTCGTGTACTTTCCTAGCCTCTTCAATATCTGAGTTGATTTTACTATAAGCTGGTGGAATTTTAGATAAACCTCCggctatttttataactaagtaactcaatgtaacttttcatgcttttctattttcatttaaaatgttttagttcAATTACCAGTTATAAATAGGAAACTTAATTAGTGATCCCAGAACATGAATTAAGTGTGTTGTGATACCATATTAAACTGATACACTTTGAGAGCGGAGAAACTTACTCCCTAACTGTTAAAACTAAAttagtacttacctaaataGGTTCAACAGTGAATGTGTATGAAAGTTAGACGCTTTGTGGCTGTCTTGCTTTGAAgttacttcccgtacccggatggGGATAACtaactttcttttatacatacatacttataaatagGATTATAACgtttgttttataacttttgtTACAGATCTCCGCCGGACTCAAACACAGTCTTTATATTAACAAAAACGTTCTGGCCTCACTACCACTACCTCGTGCCATATGACTACAAATCAGGAGAATACGGGACATATGGTAAGTTACTCAAAGAAGTCTATATATCCAAGTACTGATTCAAATAGGTATTCATCAGAAGCTATTTCGTTTTCCGCAATTGTCAACATACACATTAGGAATGCTAAGAAATAACGCAatgtgtaggtattattatgtgTAGGTGGTAGTACAGGCAGCAGTGGCTTAAAGTGGAAAACTCAATAGTTCGTTATAGTTGATAGCCTCGTAtgaaataatactttttacatAGAAGTAGTTCCTACAACACACAACcaaatattataagaaaatagCTATGTTAATAATAGGTACTTCAGATCAAATTACTTATTTGTAGCATCTTgctaaataaatacctatgcaTCAGCTTTCACAAAGGCATGATTGCTACAATTTAATAGACCTGCACTGCACCGcggcaaaataaacaatgtcgGCTGCCACGCGCACTTAACTTCGCTGAAAACAAATTCCATAAATATTACAGTTTAATGAAGTTTTCCTTAGACTTGGCTCGCAGAAACGTGAATgtctctttatttttttttaaagctttctCCGATTGcagacaaaaaagtttttattgtgcAAATCTTTTTTAGACTGTGGCTGTTCGTCGGCCTTTATCCGAGTGTGGGCAGCTCTTGGTCTGGCCACAAATCTCCAGACTGTGGAAACGCATACCATCCAGAAGGCATTAGCTGATGCTGCAAGAACTCAGAAGGACCTGAAAACATGCATCGACGAAGCCGTGGTAAACCAGAAGCTTCCAGAAGAACATTACTTAAAAAGAGGAtagtatttaatgttattttattttgtaattaaattaaggtTTATTCTATAGTAAAAGCTGTTTCGTTCGTTTCCCAGTAAGTGCTTCAATAGCACTCAGAGTGCTGTGGTATTTTCAACTCGATTCAATTACGGTTGTGATAAATTATACACAAACAGATTCTACAGTAACGTCACTTTATTTAAACAACCACACACAACTACAATCACAGTTATCAATATACTCAATATTAAGCGTTTTGTAGATAATAATCAAAAAGCGATAACACTTTGCTAGAGTTCATATTTAGCTTTTCTAGTTAGAAATTTTGTAGTAGGTACTCGAATGTCGGAGACCTATATTCTCAAATTTTCTCGTAAGTTACTAAATGCTTTGGAACATTTGATACCTTGACCTAAGTTCTAGGTCACATATCACATTCTACTTACTACTTATTATGTTTCTAACTCATCGACGAATTTAGATTTAACACACgaaataatttctttttcaccTGTTCCTATCGTATTACACAGATAGCAGATTTGAATTTCAACTCTGGATTACAACTAAGCTAAAATGCTTACGAACATTGTATACTGTCATGAAAACGTAAATGtgcgttttaaataaaatctacattttatttagaaagcTAAATAAGCTAATCTACATTAGCTTTACAAATTACCATATAATGCCACACGATATTTATTCAACTGGAAAATTTGGAAGTGTCTACGTTccttagttattttcaataaagCGTAAGTA
This genomic window from Helicoverpa armigera isolate CAAS_96S chromosome 13, ASM3070526v1, whole genome shotgun sequence contains:
- the LOC110371618 gene encoding acyl-CoA Delta-9 desaturase codes for the protein MVEVKEAVPENEEPISRSREANWPAVLFFIHIHLLSLYGLWLLIFEVKLLTLLFFFILTSVAILGMTTGAHRLWAHGAYKASTGLRVTLMLFQTLAGVGSIYDWVQYHRLHHAHFATEDDPYDYNKGFVYAHFLTRLRKLSPQQEKLKSAIDMSDLENDSIVMFQKKAYWFLYAILFALLPLNAPLEYWDDTVLSSVFVVGFLRYLIVLHTSWLIDSAISVWGLRPGEKSPPDSNTVFILTKTFWPHYHYLVPYDYKSGEYGTYDCGCSSAFIRVWAALGLATNLQTVETHTIQKALADAARTQKDLKTCIDEAVVNQKLPEEHYLKRG